In Brachyspira hampsonii, the following are encoded in one genomic region:
- a CDS encoding MBL fold metallo-hydrolase — MKVRFLGSRGSIPTPGSSFSVYGGNTSCIQVVDDDGTYIILDAGSGLKNASYYALKSEKTESIILLTHFHWDHIIGIPFFAPFFSDKYSFTIYGPKDSYTEMYDTINNILAKDYFPVNLEQFAADLKFEAFYEGKKITFGNMTIEGLWVNHPCHTLSYKITSGNKTVVYLTDHEPYKKRLHAQHPSLSHYNHNADLLHARLIDFVRGANVLIIEGEYTKSEYYNGHVGWGHSTLNDAIQVGLDADVPYVILHHHNQERTDAQIDLIYSKLMAFLKKEEIDLNLAFAKEGSYINI; from the coding sequence GTGAAAGTAAGATTTCTTGGCAGCAGAGGATCTATACCAACCCCAGGTAGCAGTTTTAGTGTATATGGCGGAAATACATCTTGCATTCAAGTTGTAGATGATGACGGCACTTATATAATATTAGATGCCGGAAGCGGGCTTAAAAATGCAAGTTATTATGCTTTAAAATCCGAAAAGACTGAAAGCATAATATTATTAACTCATTTCCATTGGGATCACATAATAGGCATACCTTTCTTTGCCCCATTTTTCTCTGATAAATACAGCTTTACAATATACGGTCCTAAAGATTCTTATACAGAAATGTATGATACTATAAATAATATACTAGCTAAAGATTATTTCCCTGTTAATTTGGAGCAGTTTGCCGCTGATCTTAAATTTGAAGCATTTTATGAGGGAAAAAAAATAACATTCGGAAATATGACTATAGAAGGTTTATGGGTTAATCATCCTTGCCATACACTTTCATATAAAATAACCTCAGGAAATAAAACTGTTGTATATCTTACAGATCATGAGCCTTATAAAAAGCGTCTGCATGCACAGCATCCTTCCCTTTCACATTACAATCATAATGCTGATTTACTCCATGCAAGACTAATAGACTTTGTACGAGGTGCTAATGTCCTTATAATAGAAGGTGAATATACAAAAAGTGAATATTATAATGGACATGTAGGATGGGGACATTCTACTTTGAATGATGCTATTCAGGTGGGACTCGATGCTGATGTACCTTATGTTATACTTCATCATCATAATCAGGAAAGAACAGATGCTCAAATAGATTTAATATATAGCAAATTAATGGCTTTCCTCAAAAAAGAAGAAATTGACCTGAATCTTGCTTTTGCAAAAGAAGGCTCTTATATTAATATATAA
- a CDS encoding dicarboxylate/amino acid:cation symporter, with amino-acid sequence MLKDIRSKLLIIILISLIIGAVLGIIVSSSASEAAIAKLISIADPIGNLFVRLLKMIVMPVIIFTLISGVASISPKHLGVVGIAILAFYMITSIFASILGLAVGNIFNPGVGLKLDDAMAVTKELVKPNLVDTLLAIVPTNPFASFSKGDGDVLPTILFSIFFGISLAFCRDNEKTRESAEIVYKFFEGCTQIIIKIVGWIMFYAPIGVLALIFSVFVKNGSQAFGQLLKVTSTVYIGLILQLIVVYTIINIIFGLNPIKFLKYISEACFTAFVTRSSSGTLPISMKIADEKMGIQKGVYSFTLPLGATINMDGTTIYLGICAIFIANATGHFLNLSSELRIVAVSVLASIGTAGVPGAGSIMLLMVLNSIGLSIDSNPNIAAAYGMILGIDALLDMGRTALNISGDLCGTAVVAKITKQMDMSKWSGKCN; translated from the coding sequence ATGTTAAAAGACATAAGAAGTAAACTGCTTATTATAATATTAATAAGTTTGATTATAGGTGCTGTATTAGGTATAATAGTTTCATCTTCTGCATCAGAAGCTGCAATAGCAAAATTAATATCAATAGCAGATCCTATTGGTAATTTATTTGTAAGATTATTGAAGATGATAGTGATGCCTGTAATCATTTTTACACTTATAAGCGGAGTTGCAAGTATATCGCCTAAACATTTGGGAGTTGTTGGAATAGCAATATTGGCATTTTATATGATAACTTCTATATTTGCCTCTATATTAGGTTTAGCAGTAGGAAATATATTTAATCCCGGAGTAGGGTTAAAATTAGATGATGCTATGGCGGTTACAAAAGAGTTGGTAAAGCCAAATTTAGTTGATACATTGCTTGCTATAGTACCTACAAATCCTTTTGCTTCATTTTCTAAAGGTGATGGAGATGTTCTTCCTACAATACTATTTTCTATTTTCTTCGGTATATCATTAGCATTTTGTAGGGACAATGAAAAAACAAGAGAAAGTGCTGAAATAGTATATAAGTTCTTTGAAGGATGTACGCAAATTATTATAAAAATTGTAGGCTGGATAATGTTCTATGCTCCTATAGGGGTTTTAGCATTAATATTTTCTGTATTTGTTAAAAATGGCTCTCAGGCTTTCGGACAATTATTAAAAGTTACATCTACTGTTTATATAGGACTTATATTACAGTTAATTGTAGTTTATACTATAATAAATATTATATTCGGATTAAATCCTATAAAATTCTTAAAATATATTTCAGAAGCCTGCTTTACAGCTTTTGTTACTCGTTCTTCAAGCGGAACTCTTCCTATATCTATGAAGATTGCTGATGAAAAAATGGGAATACAAAAAGGAGTTTATAGCTTTACTTTACCTTTAGGTGCTACTATTAATATGGACGGTACTACAATATATTTAGGTATTTGTGCAATATTTATTGCTAATGCCACAGGTCACTTTTTAAATTTATCTTCTGAACTTAGGATAGTAGCTGTATCCGTATTAGCTTCTATAGGAACTGCTGGGGTACCGGGAGCCGGTTCTATAATGTTATTAATGGTTCTTAATTCTATAGGGCTTAGTATTGACAGTAATCCTAATATTGCCGCTGCATACGGAATGATACTTGGTATAGATGCTTTATTAGATATGGGAAGAACGGCATTAAATATATCTGGTGATTTATGCGGTACAGCTGTTGTAGCAAAAATTACAAAGCAAATGGATATGAGTAAGTGGAGCGGAAAGTGTAATTAA
- a CDS encoding MATE family efflux transporter — MYLIKFSFILFISNILQYLYSITDIIFISHLLGENGVVALGNCASIMFIITSISLGLSIGGSVIISKYKGADDNTRYKQAIGSLLFLSSSAALIISIIGLIFSKKILLFMNIPKESFNYADDYIKIIFLGIFFIFLYASLSAVIKSSGKEKVSLYFMIIAALLNFILNFLFCYILKLSVKGAALATVTSQAVSFLLSLYYIRKLLTFNFDIKIIKELIFISLPCIFQILIINISYFFVNIMMNKYDSITGFTIGLKINTFIGMISWSIGEALSIIVSNSIGKKDYIKIKSTVHFAILFNISAAVIAIIFIHIFLKNIIGIFYSGDDKVINDIIFYIKICASFNGITYALMYVFDSFLIGIQKSYLAFINSFIDSIIFKIIISKILEIYIGYLGIYIAMALSSTVPALIGIIYFYIFKKKYRSN; from the coding sequence ATGTATTTAATAAAATTTTCATTTATTTTATTCATTTCAAATATATTACAATATTTATACAGCATTACAGATATAATATTTATTTCTCATTTGCTTGGAGAAAATGGAGTTGTAGCATTAGGAAACTGTGCTTCTATAATGTTTATAATAACTTCTATATCTTTAGGTTTATCAATAGGAGGATCTGTTATAATATCAAAGTATAAAGGTGCTGATGATAATACAAGATATAAGCAGGCAATAGGAAGTTTATTATTTTTATCTTCATCAGCAGCTTTAATCATTTCAATAATAGGATTAATATTTTCAAAGAAGATATTATTATTTATGAATATTCCTAAAGAATCATTTAATTATGCTGATGATTATATAAAAATAATTTTTTTAGGGATATTTTTTATATTTCTATATGCTTCTCTATCAGCTGTAATAAAATCAAGCGGAAAAGAAAAAGTATCATTATATTTTATGATAATTGCTGCATTACTAAATTTTATACTAAATTTTTTATTTTGTTATATTTTGAAATTATCTGTAAAAGGTGCAGCATTAGCTACTGTAACATCTCAGGCTGTTTCATTTTTACTGTCTTTATATTATATAAGAAAATTATTAACTTTTAATTTTGATATCAAAATAATAAAGGAATTAATATTTATTTCTTTGCCTTGCATATTTCAAATTCTTATAATAAATATATCATATTTTTTTGTTAATATAATGATGAACAAATATGACAGTATTACAGGATTTACAATAGGCTTAAAAATAAATACTTTTATAGGTATGATTTCTTGGTCTATAGGAGAGGCTTTAAGTATAATTGTTTCAAATAGTATAGGAAAAAAAGATTATATCAAAATAAAAAGCACGGTTCATTTTGCTATATTATTTAATATATCTGCTGCAGTAATAGCAATAATATTTATACATATATTCCTTAAAAATATAATAGGTATATTCTACAGCGGAGATGATAAAGTTATTAATGATATTATTTTCTATATAAAAATATGTGCTTCATTTAATGGTATTACTTATGCTTTAATGTATGTATTCGATAGTTTTTTAATAGGCATTCAAAAATCATATTTGGCTTTTATTAATTCATTTATAGATTCTATAATATTTAAAATAATAATATCAAAAATCTTAGAAATATACATAGGATATTTAGGAATATATATTGCTATGGCATTATCAAGCACTGTACCTGCTCTAATAGGTATAATTTATTTCTATATTTTTAAAAAAAAGTATAGAAGTAATTGA
- the metG gene encoding methionine--tRNA ligase — protein MTDKKFYITTPIYYPSDYLHIGHCYCTIATDTMARYKKIMGYDVYFLTGTDEHGEKIARKAEAAGTTPKAYVDNIVNATKELWKRLHIDYSHYIRTTDDYHERRVQKIFKILYDKGYIYKGAYKGLYCVSDEAFFTESQVVKKDDGKFYCPDCEKELEYKEEECYYLKLSEYGQWLIDYYKEHPEFLEPKERQNEMLKNFLLPGLEDLAVSRKGLQWGIPCPVDSEHSIYVWIDALANYITALGYPEEGQDELYKKYWPADVHFVGKEIVRFHAIIWPIMLKMLDIPLPKKVFGHGWVLFDDGKKMSKSRGNVVDPNTLIDKYGVDSLRYFLMREINFGSDGYYSQELFLKRINSDLANDYGNLWHRITTMLGKYFDGVLPNESESVYGDREKELKKMVLTLDANVESALDSFKFHEALAYIWEVIRTTNKYVEESAPWNLAKDESKREHLANVMYISFQVYYIVTAYLQIFFIETPKKVFNRLGLGDSVSLESAKQWGSLKSGIKIEKGEPLFNRYDIEKEIGASMEDNKKQVNPPKEDKHKPNIEKEDFEKLELLTAKILVAEKVENADKLLKFVLDIGGGEQRVVVSSIAEYYKPEEMVGKTVLYLANLKPKKFRGVTSHGMLLLADNGETLSLMTTEKGFDAGCSVN, from the coding sequence ATGACAGATAAAAAGTTTTATATTACAACTCCGATATATTATCCTTCAGATTATCTTCATATAGGGCATTGCTACTGCACTATAGCTACAGATACTATGGCTAGATATAAGAAGATAATGGGATATGATGTTTATTTTCTAACAGGTACTGATGAGCATGGTGAGAAAATCGCAAGAAAAGCAGAAGCAGCAGGAACTACTCCTAAGGCTTATGTTGATAATATTGTTAATGCCACTAAAGAGTTATGGAAAAGACTTCATATTGATTACAGTCATTATATAAGAACTACTGATGACTATCATGAAAGAAGAGTTCAGAAAATATTTAAAATTCTTTATGATAAAGGATATATTTATAAAGGTGCTTATAAAGGACTTTATTGCGTAAGCGACGAAGCATTTTTTACTGAAAGTCAGGTAGTGAAAAAAGATGACGGAAAGTTTTACTGTCCGGATTGTGAAAAAGAATTAGAATATAAAGAAGAAGAATGCTACTATCTTAAACTTTCAGAATACGGACAATGGTTAATAGATTATTATAAAGAGCACCCTGAATTTTTAGAGCCTAAAGAAAGACAAAATGAAATGCTTAAAAACTTTTTACTTCCGGGCTTAGAGGATTTAGCAGTAAGCCGTAAGGGATTGCAATGGGGAATACCTTGTCCTGTTGACAGCGAGCATAGTATATATGTATGGATTGATGCTTTAGCTAATTATATAACAGCTTTAGGATATCCTGAAGAGGGACAAGATGAATTATATAAAAAATATTGGCCTGCTGATGTGCATTTTGTAGGAAAGGAAATTGTCCGTTTTCATGCTATTATATGGCCTATAATGCTTAAAATGCTTGATATACCGCTTCCTAAAAAAGTATTCGGTCATGGCTGGGTGCTTTTTGATGATGGAAAAAAGATGAGTAAAAGCAGGGGAAATGTAGTTGATCCTAATACTTTAATAGATAAATACGGAGTTGATTCTTTAAGATATTTCCTTATGAGAGAGATTAATTTCGGTTCTGACGGATATTATTCTCAGGAGCTTTTCTTAAAGAGAATAAACAGCGACTTGGCTAATGATTACGGTAATTTATGGCATAGAATAACTACTATGCTTGGAAAATATTTTGATGGTGTTCTTCCTAATGAATCAGAGAGTGTTTACGGCGATAGAGAAAAAGAACTTAAAAAAATGGTTCTTACTCTTGATGCTAATGTAGAATCTGCTTTAGATAGTTTTAAATTTCATGAGGCTTTAGCTTATATTTGGGAAGTGATTAGAACTACTAATAAATATGTTGAAGAGAGTGCACCTTGGAATTTGGCTAAAGATGAAAGTAAAAGAGAACATCTTGCTAATGTGATGTATATTTCTTTCCAAGTATACTATATAGTAACAGCTTATTTACAGATATTCTTTATAGAAACACCTAAAAAAGTGTTTAATAGATTAGGACTTGGAGACAGTGTTTCTTTGGAAAGTGCTAAGCAATGGGGATCTTTAAAATCAGGAATAAAAATTGAAAAAGGTGAGCCTTTATTCAATAGATATGACATAGAAAAAGAAATAGGTGCAAGTATGGAAGATAATAAAAAACAGGTTAATCCTCCTAAAGAAGATAAGCATAAACCTAATATAGAAAAAGAAGATTTTGAAAAATTAGAATTATTAACTGCTAAAATACTAGTGGCTGAAAAAGTAGAAAATGCTGATAAGCTTTTAAAATTTGTACTCGATATTGGAGGCGGTGAACAGAGAGTAGTTGTTTCTTCTATAGCAGAATATTATAAGCCTGAGGAAATGGTTGGTAAAACTGTACTTTATTTGGCCAATTTGAAGCCTAAAAAATTCAGAGGAGTTACATCTCATGGTATGCTTCTTTTGGCTGATAATGGAGAAACCCTTTCTCTTATGACTACAGAAAAAGGTTTCGATGCAGGATGTTCTGTTAATTAA
- a CDS encoding YggT family protein, whose amino-acid sequence MLIETIRFIYYLLMQTLRLYSFIWFVWIILSWLQAFGAMHLDYYNPIVNFFYKITDGVIDKIFGGRRLIVGILDLSPLVFLLVLQLAAPIVLRVVFQFLLNLAVRI is encoded by the coding sequence ATGTTAATAGAAACAATTAGATTCATATACTATTTATTAATGCAAACTCTAAGACTTTATTCTTTTATATGGTTTGTATGGATTATATTAAGTTGGCTTCAGGCTTTCGGAGCTATGCATTTAGACTATTATAATCCTATAGTGAACTTTTTTTATAAAATAACTGACGGAGTTATAGATAAAATATTCGGAGGAAGAAGGCTTATTGTAGGTATTCTTGATTTATCTCCATTAGTATTTCTTTTGGTACTTCAGTTAGCTGCTCCTATTGTACTCAGAGTAGTATTTCAGTTTTTGCTAAATCTAGCAGTTAGGATATAG
- a CDS encoding STAS domain-containing protein translates to MVRTIIEDKTAIINIEKNIISENVDILEEKLNYIKNADISNLIFDFHNIEYMCSSALGLIALALRVSSENGGVVYFCSLSKQLKSLFEATKFLTIVKTADNIDEALKNIK, encoded by the coding sequence ATGGTTCGTACAATTATTGAGGATAAAACGGCTATAATAAATATAGAAAAAAATATAATATCTGAGAATGTAGATATACTAGAAGAAAAATTGAATTATATAAAAAATGCAGATATTTCTAATTTGATATTTGATTTCCATAATATAGAGTATATGTGTTCTTCTGCATTAGGGTTGATTGCATTAGCTTTAAGGGTATCTTCAGAAAATGGAGGGGTTGTTTATTTTTGTTCTCTAAGCAAACAGTTAAAATCATTATTTGAAGCTACTAAATTTTTAACCATTGTAAAAACTGCTGATAATATAGATGAAGCCTTAAAAAATATTAAATAA
- a CDS encoding cell division protein FtsQ/DivIB, whose translation MKDFKDNKLRKKLKKNKLSDKQKNIIKKIIIFFVSAVIILFLVVIINKARILRVEIRGLEILNAIDIMEEAGLSKYNNVSIFNVPKKEIKSDIENNHRLQVESIKISFPDLLIINVIERGTLFLLESSSGIYEITDDGYILKDNIIHNYDVPYITGLSINPTNKIVENDYSKYLSSVIYDLKTNHNEIYNLISEINAYGDDLILYPRGYQVQVILEKYVKTDKFVDLAAILKTLQNQDNQTHRIDFRFKEAIVN comes from the coding sequence ATGAAAGATTTTAAAGATAATAAACTTAGAAAAAAGCTTAAAAAAAATAAACTTAGCGATAAACAGAAAAATATAATAAAAAAAATAATTATCTTTTTTGTTTCGGCTGTTATAATATTATTTCTTGTTGTGATTATAAATAAAGCTAGAATATTAAGAGTGGAAATACGGGGATTAGAAATTTTAAATGCTATAGATATAATGGAAGAAGCGGGATTATCAAAGTACAATAATGTAAGTATTTTTAATGTACCAAAAAAAGAAATAAAGTCTGATATAGAAAATAATCATAGACTTCAAGTGGAAAGCATAAAAATTTCTTTTCCTGATTTACTTATTATAAATGTAATAGAAAGAGGAACATTATTTTTATTAGAATCCAGCAGCGGAATATATGAAATCACAGATGACGGATATATTCTCAAAGATAATATTATTCACAATTATGATGTTCCATATATAACAGGGCTAAGTATCAATCCTACAAATAAAATTGTAGAAAATGATTATTCAAAATATCTTTCATCTGTTATATATGATTTGAAAACTAATCATAATGAAATATATAATCTTATATCAGAGATTAATGCCTATGGAGATGATTTGATACTTTATCCTAGAGGATATCAGGTGCAGGTGATATTGGAAAAGTATGTAAAAACTGATAAATTTGTAGATTTGGCTGCTATATTAAAGACATTGCAGAATCAGGATAATCAAACTCACAGAATAGATTTCAGATTTAAAGAGGCTATAGTTAATTAA
- a CDS encoding Fe-S-containing hydro-lyase, whose product MEVKKLKSPLTKEVLSVLKAGDMVSLTGIIYTARDAAHKRLIEMIDKNEKLPFDLQNQTVFYAGPSPNKPNEVIGSVGPTTSYRMDAYSPKLIELGLLSMIGKGKRGKEVIDAIVKYGGCYFTAIGGAAAYMSNCVKESKIIAFEDLGTEAIREMLVEDMPLIVTIDSHGNNALTV is encoded by the coding sequence ATGGAAGTAAAAAAACTTAAATCCCCTTTAACTAAAGAAGTCTTATCGGTATTAAAAGCCGGAGATATGGTAAGTTTAACAGGAATTATATATACAGCTAGAGATGCAGCACATAAGAGATTGATAGAAATGATAGATAAAAATGAAAAACTGCCTTTTGATTTACAAAATCAGACAGTATTTTATGCAGGGCCTTCTCCTAATAAACCTAATGAAGTTATAGGAAGCGTTGGACCTACTACTAGTTATAGAATGGATGCTTATTCTCCTAAACTTATAGAACTAGGACTTTTATCTATGATAGGTAAGGGAAAAAGGGGGAAAGAAGTTATAGATGCTATAGTAAAATATGGAGGATGTTATTTTACAGCTATAGGAGGTGCTGCTGCATATATGTCTAATTGCGTTAAAGAATCGAAAATTATAGCTTTTGAAGATTTAGGTACAGAGGCAATTAGAGAAATGCTGGTTGAGGATATGCCGTTAATAGTTACAATAGACTCACATGGCAATAATGCTTTGACTGTTTAA
- a CDS encoding exodeoxyribonuclease III, giving the protein MSILKIISWNVNGIRAAYKKGLVDFIKKENPDIICLQETKAFEEQLPEDLRNIEGYELFINPADPEIKKGYSGVAIYTKLKPNKEIKNKLGSKFSDREGRILSLEFDDFTIFNVYFPNGGKSEEHFQYKLSFYDEITKHLSKLKKNTNIILCGDMNIAHEAIDLARPKENEKSIGFLPEEREKITEFLNKGFTDTFRMFVKDGGHYSWWDMKTRSREKNVGWRIDYFFVNNEIAPNIKRADILTDVMGSDHCPILIEWDKQ; this is encoded by the coding sequence ATGAGTATATTAAAAATAATATCTTGGAATGTAAACGGAATAAGAGCAGCATACAAAAAAGGTCTGGTAGATTTTATAAAAAAAGAAAATCCGGATATAATATGTCTTCAGGAAACTAAGGCATTTGAAGAACAGCTGCCTGAAGATTTGAGAAATATAGAAGGTTATGAACTTTTTATTAATCCTGCTGATCCTGAAATAAAAAAAGGATACAGCGGAGTTGCTATATATACTAAATTAAAACCAAATAAAGAAATAAAAAACAAATTAGGAAGTAAATTCTCAGACAGAGAGGGAAGAATATTATCATTGGAATTTGATGATTTTACTATATTTAATGTGTATTTCCCAAACGGCGGTAAATCTGAAGAGCATTTTCAATATAAACTTTCTTTCTATGATGAAATCACAAAACATTTAAGTAAGCTCAAAAAAAATACAAATATAATATTATGCGGAGATATGAATATTGCACATGAGGCTATAGATTTGGCAAGACCAAAAGAAAATGAAAAGAGTATAGGTTTCTTACCAGAGGAACGCGAAAAAATAACAGAATTTTTAAATAAGGGTTTTACAGATACATTTAGAATGTTTGTAAAAGATGGCGGACATTACAGCTGGTGGGATATGAAAACCAGATCAAGAGAAAAAAATGTGGGTTGGAGAATAGATTATTTCTTTGTTAACAATGAAATAGCTCCTAATATAAAAAGAGCGGATATATTAACTGATGTTATGGGAAGCGATCATTGTCCTATACTTATTGAATGGGATAAACAATAA
- a CDS encoding fumarate hydratase, whose protein sequence is MRDLHVDTITDIISKLCIEANINLNQDIKNAFIENEKKEENLLAKNILNILIENSEIASKNAKPICQDTGMAIVYMDIGMDVHFTGGNLTDAVNKGVALGYTRGYLRKSVVNDPIERKNTNDNTPAIIHYNIVEGDKVKIVVAPKGFGSENMSRLKMFPPSAGIEGVKEFVYETVKMAGANACPPMIIGIGLGGTMEKCADIAKRALLREIGSVNEDPRLAQLEKELLENINKMNIGPSGFGGKTTALCVNINMYATHIAALPVCVCTGCHVTRHSEAVL, encoded by the coding sequence ATGCGTGATTTACATGTTGATACTATAACAGATATTATATCAAAATTATGTATAGAGGCGAATATTAATTTAAACCAAGATATTAAGAATGCTTTTATTGAAAACGAAAAAAAAGAGGAAAATCTTCTTGCAAAGAATATTTTAAACATTTTAATAGAAAACTCAGAAATAGCTTCAAAAAATGCCAAACCAATATGTCAGGATACAGGAATGGCAATAGTTTATATGGATATAGGAATGGATGTTCATTTTACAGGCGGAAATCTTACAGATGCTGTAAACAAAGGGGTGGCATTAGGATATACTAGAGGATATTTAAGAAAATCTGTAGTAAATGATCCTATTGAAAGAAAGAACACTAATGATAATACGCCTGCTATAATTCATTATAATATAGTTGAAGGGGATAAAGTAAAAATAGTAGTAGCTCCAAAGGGATTTGGAAGCGAAAATATGAGCAGATTAAAAATGTTTCCTCCTTCGGCTGGTATAGAAGGGGTAAAAGAATTTGTATATGAAACTGTAAAAATGGCAGGTGCCAATGCCTGTCCTCCAATGATTATAGGCATAGGACTTGGAGGCACTATGGAAAAATGTGCTGATATAGCTAAAAGGGCTTTACTTAGAGAGATAGGCTCCGTCAATGAAGATCCTCGTTTGGCTCAGCTTGAAAAAGAATTGCTTGAAAATATAAACAAAATGAATATAGGTCCTTCAGGATTCGGCGGAAAAACAACAGCTCTATGCGTTAATATTAATATGTATGCCACTCATATAGCGGCACTTCCTGTTTGTGTTTGTACCGGATGTCATGTTACCAGACATTCTGAAGCGGTATTATAA
- a CDS encoding succinylglutamate desuccinylase/aspartoacylase family protein, whose amino-acid sequence MSKYIIILTIILSSVLSANNFKIISRQGEASVIVNEEHADMDIKKSFPTDYFSISTKEESYLVIDNGEKSIILMPSSKLTYEDNKFTLDSGYIYVKSKHNDDIQMTLTKDSKGYNFKGKSFAVVSYDDEVSVITYNNAVKITPETSLGVSYFLEPNHKTSIIPMLNGPYRTTENEKALIENVSRQLESEVASHLNEDIDRYNFKIMEGTKNENTIYRVVHPEKGPNIFLIVPHGSERVGTDVAMERINMPIKKGSLTIVPIAVPEAYRKNTRAIEGQDINNRFFDKNISRTDTDKLAKEYMNMLDEYDIDVVLTLHEGNGFKEFFGDSIIYDSRKLDDKVVKVLNNINSRIEPMKFKFKQMYYPMPTTITYYAAKKNIESFGIELTRNLDYDKKRIIMHTILSEFLKIYGLE is encoded by the coding sequence ATGAGCAAATATATAATAATACTAACAATAATACTTAGTTCTGTATTATCGGCTAATAATTTTAAAATTATATCCAGACAAGGCGAAGCATCTGTAATAGTTAATGAAGAGCATGCTGATATGGATATAAAAAAAAGTTTTCCCACTGATTATTTCTCTATATCTACAAAAGAGGAATCTTATTTAGTAATCGATAACGGAGAGAAATCAATCATACTTATGCCTAGTTCAAAGCTCACTTATGAGGATAATAAATTCACTTTGGATTCAGGATATATTTATGTAAAAAGCAAACATAATGATGATATTCAAATGACTTTAACAAAAGACAGCAAAGGATATAATTTCAAAGGAAAATCTTTTGCTGTAGTATCTTATGATGATGAAGTATCCGTTATAACATATAATAATGCTGTAAAAATTACTCCTGAGACTTCTTTAGGAGTAAGCTATTTTTTAGAACCTAATCATAAAACATCTATAATACCAATGCTTAACGGACCTTACAGAACTACAGAAAATGAAAAAGCCCTAATTGAAAATGTATCAAGACAATTAGAAAGCGAAGTAGCAAGCCATTTAAATGAAGATATAGACAGATACAATTTTAAGATAATGGAAGGTACTAAGAACGAAAATACTATATACAGAGTGGTTCACCCGGAAAAAGGACCTAATATATTTTTAATAGTGCCTCATGGAAGCGAAAGAGTTGGTACTGATGTTGCTATGGAAAGAATCAATATGCCTATAAAAAAAGGAAGTCTCACTATAGTGCCTATTGCTGTACCTGAAGCATATAGAAAAAATACCAGAGCAATAGAAGGACAGGATATTAATAATAGATTCTTTGATAAAAATATAAGCAGAACCGACACTGATAAATTAGCCAAAGAGTATATGAATATGCTTGATGAATATGATATAGATGTTGTACTTACTCTTCATGAGGGAAACGGATTCAAAGAATTTTTTGGGGATTCTATAATATATGACAGCAGAAAATTAGATGACAAAGTTGTAAAAGTATTGAATAACATAAACTCAAGGATAGAACCTATGAAGTTTAAATTTAAACAAATGTATTACCCTATGCCTACAACTATTACTTATTATGCGGCTAAAAAGAATATAGAATCTTTTGGAATAGAGCTTACAAGAAATTTGGATTATGACAAAAAAAGAATAATTATGCATACTATATTAAGTGAGTTTTTGAAAATATACGGACTTGAATAG